TCGGTGTGGCTCACGATGACCGCGACGGCGACATCCTCACCCGGCACGAACCCCTCCCCGCCCACCTCCATGAGCCGCTGCGTGCGTGGCGTGGCACGGCGACCTCGCCGCGTGCCCGGTGCTGGTTCCGGCTGGGCGGCTCGGGCGGGTGGGGTTGGTTTGCGGGCGTGGATGATGTCGGTGAACACTCCGCCGTCGCACTCGCGGACCTCGACTCGCACCGAGATGGTGCGGTCCTTGGTGATCTCGTCCATCAGCGGCCCGAACGTCGCCCGAGTCCACGCCCCCGCAGCAGGTTGCGGGTGGGCGATGCCATCGACGGCTGCTGTAAGGGTCCCGTCCGTAGCGACCGTCACGACCACATTGGGCAGATCGACTGGTGTCTCGGGCTCGTGTTCGCGGGAGTGGTGTGGGCGTGAGAGGTTCATCGGTGACCCCCAGCCGCGCGAGAGCTCGTATCAAACAGGGCAAGCTCGGCCGGGTGGAGCTGGTGCTGGGTCACGAAGCTCCTGGCCTTGATCCGCCACAGCCCTTGACCGACGCCGAGATTCGGGAGGAGTTGCTGCTCGGTGCCGGTCAGCCCGAGCGCGGAGGCGGTGGGTCCGAGCTGGTCGGACTCCTGCCGGTACACGATCCGTGTCTCCGCATTCGCCAACAGGCTGTTGGCAAGTGAGCGCATGGCTGAGCCTTGGTCGCCGACGTTGTCGAGGTCGGTGAGCTTGTGGAAGATCAGCATGTTCGCGATCCCGTAGTGCCGGGCGAGCCGCCAGTGCGCGTCCATACGCCGCAGCAGCGCGGGGTGGGACATGAGCCGCCAGGCCTCGTCGTAGATCACCCACCGCTGCCCACCGTTCGGATCAAGCAGGGCCGATTCCATCCACGCCGAGGAGCACGTCATCAACACCGAAATGAGGGTGCTGTTCTCCGTGACTCGTGACAGGTCGAGGGAGATCATCGGCAGGCTGGGATCGAACGTCACGGTGGACGGGCCGTCGAACAGCCCGGCGAGGTCACCGGCGACGAGACGCCGGAGGGCGTGGCCGACGAGGCGTCCGTCTTCGGCGAGGCGTCCGTCGGTGTCGGTGCTGGGGTTGAGGATGCGGTCAACGACCATCGGCAGGATCGGCACCTCGTTCTCCCGCACCGTCTGCGTCAATGCCAGGTCGATCGCGGTGTGCTCCAACGGCGACAACCCCCGCGCCAGCACGGTCTCGGCGAGCGCGCCGATCAGATCGCGCCTGCGGGCGGCGACGGTGGAGGCCCACTGCTCATCCGACAACCCGGACGGGCGGTGGCCTTCGTCGAGGGGGTTCAGTCGGGTGTTGAGTCCGTGGCCAAGGACGATGGCCCGGCCGCCGACGGCGTTGGCGACGGCCGTGTGCTCGCCCTTCGGATCGCCGGGGACATAGACCCTGCGACCGAACGGCAGCGACCTTGTGTAGAGGGACTTGGCGAGTGAGGACTTGCCGGAGCCGACGATCCCGGCCAGCACCACGTTGGGGGCGGTGATGATGCCGCGGGCATAGAGCACCCACGGGTCGTACACGAAGGAGCCGCCGGAGTAGAGGTCTTGGCCGACGAACACCCCATCGGCACCGAGGCCACCTTCGGCGACGAACGGATATGCCCCCGCCAAGGTCGCGGAGGTGTCCTGGTGACGCGGGAGCCGGAACCGTCCCGGCGTCCTCAGCTGCGTCGCACCCGGCTCACCGCTCTTGGGCAGGTAGATCGTGGCGCGCCGCTCCGCCCGCTCCGCCTCAGCTTTGGCTTTCGCGGTGGCGAGTTCGGTCTTGCGTTGCTCTGCGTGGAGTCGTGCTTCGGCGCGGCGGCGCTGTTTGCGGAGCTTGCGGCGTTCCTTCGACGGCGCGACCAGCACGGCCGTGTGCAGCCGCTCGCGATCCTGGCTCACAGTCCCAGCCCTCGTGACTCCCGGACTGCGGTGATCTTCGCGGGCTCGAACCACGACCGCCCCTGCCTCTGCGACGGCACGTCACGTCGCTTCGGAGCACCCGGCGAGGAATACGAGACCAGCAGCTCCGGCCCATCCTTCGTCGGCGACGGCTCACCTATCGCTTCGGCGTTCGCGTCGGGTTCAGGGTGGCGGCGCAGCAGGGAAACGTACCCGACGTTCGGGTTGACAACCAGGGCGTAGTCGCCGGACATCATCACCCGGTCGTTGGTGCCCTCGCCGGGTTCGCTGTAGACGTACCCGTTCTCCAGCGCCGCCTGCGTGGTCTCTTCGCCGTAGTCCCACTGGGCGAGGTAGTCCACCGCATCGACATGCCCGAGCTCGCCGAGCATGCGCAACGGACGGCCGGCCTCGTCGCCTTGGAGAAAGACCACGTTGATCCACCGCGACGGCACCGCCTCCTCGACGGCAGGTTCGGGATGCCACGCGATCCGCCCCGCCGCGATGAACCCCTCCGCGAGCCGGTCGTAGGCCTGATCCACCAGACGAGCCGAATGCCGCAGTTCCTCTGCCGTGGTGAGCGCGTCCCGGACTCCGGCTGCGTGGTTGCCATCGTCGTGGAACGCATGCGCGGCCTTCCGCTCGTGCACGTCAGCGAGCTGTTCCAGCACCTGGTGTAGCGACCGCATCCCCGACGACAGGTCACCGATCACTCCGTACATCTGCGCGGGCTGATCGAACGTGCGGCTCGCATGCGCGAGACCCCGCAAAGCCTCAGACGACTCAGCGGCATCGGCAGTGGAATCGAAGAACGTGGGCATCATGGACCTCCTGAGTCGTGTGACTCGAAGGTGCGCTCGTGGAACCGATCGGAGGGCTTCGCGGAACAGCGATCTCATGACACAGGTCCGAGTCCGTCGGGCGGGCGCGGTCGCATGCATGCTAACCTGAACATGTTCACCGAACGTGTTCAGGAGGTGGTTGTGGCGACGATACGCGACATGCAACGGCGAGAGACAGTGGCGACCGTGCTCCACACGGCTGCTGAACTGTTCGAGGCGAAGGGGTTCACTGAGACGACCATCCGTGACATCGCCACCGCTTGCGGCCTGAGCATCGGAACCGTCATGTCCGTCGGAGACAAGAACGGACTCTTGCTCGCCACCTTCGATCACCAAATCAGCGAGATCCACGAGCGCCGCACCGACACACCAGCACACGAAGGAGACGCCGTCGATCAGATCGCGGCGCTCCTTGATCCGCTCGTTGACCTCTTCACGAGCAACCCACGCCTCGCGCGTTCGTACGCTTCGATCCTCATCGCAGGTGACAACGAGCCAAACGCCTTCACCGAGCTGTCACAGACGCTGATCGCGGAGATAGAAGCGGTGCTCGACCACGGCAACCGAGGGGGCGTTTCAGCTTCGGCGCGAGCTGTCTACTTCGCATACATCGGCCGACTCTTCAGTTGGTCCCCGAGCAACGACACCGATCCGGACTCGCTCAAACAGAGCATTCGCGAGGTCGTCGAAGCGATCTGCACGAGACAGGAGACTCGCCCGTGAACCTGATCCCAGACCCCTGGTGGATACCAGCCCTTCTCGCCGGAGCTCTGCTCTTCGACGCAGTCGCGTCGATCCGGCCCCCAGCGTTCATCCGCGACTGCCTTGACGGAGTCCGGTTCCCCCGCGACTGGTGGTGGACCCTCATCGTCATCAAGACCCTCGCCGTCGCCGGGCTCATTGTCGGGATATGGGTTTCGGGCGTCGGCCTCGCGGCGAACGTCGGCGTCGTTGTCTACTTCTTGTGTGCTTGCGTGACCCACATCAGAGCACGATTCCTCCGCCAGCCGTTCTGGATCAACTGTCTGGGAATGCTCGCACTCGCGCTTGCCAGCCTGATCGGCGCCTTCCTCCTGTAGCGCACACTCGCTGCGGTGCCAGGCCGGACTCTGGCCCAGCTTTCACACTCGTCGGCACAGCGGCAGTGCTGCTGCGGTGAACGCCGCTGCTTGCTGTCCGACGAGGAGCCGGGTCTCGCAGGAGGCCTGGATCGCTGCTTGCTCGATCGCGGCGACCGCGGCGTCGAGTTCTTCCACGGTGGGTGCGGAGATGGCGATGAGGCCGGTGTAGCGGAGGATGCCGTGGCCGGCGGTGAGGTCGGCTTCTTGTTGGAGTACGTCGTGGTACTCGGCGGTTTGGGCGGCGTCTTCGATCTGGCCGATCTTGGCTCGTTGGGCTTGGTCTGAGATGTGCTCGACCTTCTTCTTGCGGATGTCGCGGGCAGCTTGGTCGGAGCGCATCGGGGTGCAGATCAGCGAAAATGACCGCTGAATACCGGTGGACAGCAGCACCGGCGACAAGAACCCCGGATACACCAGCGAACGCGGCCACTCACTGACCCACAGCACCGCGTGGTGCGCGGAGTCGGTACGCAACCGTCCCCAGGTCTCGGTGACCGCGACCGGCCCTGCGGTGGCGAGAGATTGGCCGAGCTGGCCGTGACGTTCCAGGGTGGCGGCGATGGCGGGATCGTAAGCGGAGCGCAGCATGACCGCGATCTGACCGGGGGTGAGCCAGCCGGAAGGTCCGAGGTCGGCGGAGCGGAGTGCGGCGACGAGGGTGTTCATCTCTTGGCGCAGCACGTTCGCCGCGCCTCGGATGCCGCCGCCTGCGGTTCTGATCTGCCGTGCCGCCGTCTTCATGTCGAGCGACAGCGAGAGGGTGGTGGCGTGGCGTTCGCCTGCGGGTCCGGCGCGTTCGATCAGCTCGGCGTAGGTGTCGGCCGCCCATGACCCGTCGGGGGTGCCGTGCGCGGCCCACCACTCGGCCAGCCCAGTACCGGAGTCCGGCAGCGTGCGCTCCAAGACTTGCATGGTGGCGACCCGGCCAGAGCGGCAGACAGTGGCGAGCACGCGACCCCAGGAGGTGACGCGGCGTTCTTGTTCGCCGGGGTCGAGGAGCACGAACGCGGGATGGGTGACTTCGCAGACCACGGTCAAGGTGGCGGCGTGGGGGTCGTGGACCATCCCGGCCCCGGTGTCGGGGTCGTCGAACTCCCGCAGCCTGGCCATGTCTCCTGGCAGCGCGAGGGTCCCGACAGGACGGAGGACAACGATTCTGCGCCGGTAGAGCAGTTGCCCGCCGGTAGTACGCCACAGCCACCAGCACGCCACCGGCAGCCACTCGACGATGGGACGGCCTGCAATCGGTATCCAGGTCAGCGCCGCCGAGAGCACCCAGATGGGGGCGGTGTAGGCGAGCAGCATCCCGCCTCCGGCGTAGAACGCGACGATCAGCGTCGCGCCGCCGATGGCCAGGGTGATGAGCTGGGTCAGGGAGAGGCCGAGGAGGATGCCTCGGCGGGTCAGGCGGGAGAACTTCACCGGCACGAGATCACCCGCGCTGCGCTGGTTCTGGTTCTGGTTCGAGGACACGACTACTACTCCTTCGGCGCTCGTGGCGCAGGCGGTGTGCTGGGCTTCGGCGGGGGCGCGGGATCGCT
Above is a window of Propioniciclava coleopterorum DNA encoding:
- a CDS encoding ATP-binding protein — encoded protein: MSQDRERLHTAVLVAPSKERRKLRKQRRRAEARLHAEQRKTELATAKAKAEAERAERRATIYLPKSGEPGATQLRTPGRFRLPRHQDTSATLAGAYPFVAEGGLGADGVFVGQDLYSGGSFVYDPWVLYARGIITAPNVVLAGIVGSGKSSLAKSLYTRSLPFGRRVYVPGDPKGEHTAVANAVGGRAIVLGHGLNTRLNPLDEGHRPSGLSDEQWASTVAARRRDLIGALAETVLARGLSPLEHTAIDLALTQTVRENEVPILPMVVDRILNPSTDTDGRLAEDGRLVGHALRRLVAGDLAGLFDGPSTVTFDPSLPMISLDLSRVTENSTLISVLMTCSSAWMESALLDPNGGQRWVIYDEAWRLMSHPALLRRMDAHWRLARHYGIANMLIFHKLTDLDNVGDQGSAMRSLANSLLANAETRIVYRQESDQLGPTASALGLTGTEQQLLPNLGVGQGLWRIKARSFVTQHQLHPAELALFDTSSRAAGGHR
- a CDS encoding TetR/AcrR family transcriptional regulator; the protein is MFTERVQEVVVATIRDMQRRETVATVLHTAAELFEAKGFTETTIRDIATACGLSIGTVMSVGDKNGLLLATFDHQISEIHERRTDTPAHEGDAVDQIAALLDPLVDLFTSNPRLARSYASILIAGDNEPNAFTELSQTLIAEIEAVLDHGNRGGVSASARAVYFAYIGRLFSWSPSNDTDPDSLKQSIREVVEAICTRQETRP
- a CDS encoding DoxX family protein, coding for MNLIPDPWWIPALLAGALLFDAVASIRPPAFIRDCLDGVRFPRDWWWTLIVIKTLAVAGLIVGIWVSGVGLAANVGVVVYFLCACVTHIRARFLRQPFWINCLGMLALALASLIGAFLL
- a CDS encoding SCO6880 family protein — protein: MSSNQNQNQRSAGDLVPVKFSRLTRRGILLGLSLTQLITLAIGGATLIVAFYAGGGMLLAYTAPIWVLSAALTWIPIAGRPIVEWLPVACWWLWRTTGGQLLYRRRIVVLRPVGTLALPGDMARLREFDDPDTGAGMVHDPHAATLTVVCEVTHPAFVLLDPGEQERRVTSWGRVLATVCRSGRVATMQVLERTLPDSGTGLAEWWAAHGTPDGSWAADTYAELIERAGPAGERHATTLSLSLDMKTAARQIRTAGGGIRGAANVLRQEMNTLVAALRSADLGPSGWLTPGQIAVMLRSAYDPAIAATLERHGQLGQSLATAGPVAVTETWGRLRTDSAHHAVLWVSEWPRSLVYPGFLSPVLLSTGIQRSFSLICTPMRSDQAARDIRKKKVEHISDQAQRAKIGQIEDAAQTAEYHDVLQQEADLTAGHGILRYTGLIAISAPTVEELDAAVAAIEQAAIQASCETRLLVGQQAAAFTAAALPLCRRV